The region TCCATAAACCATCGCTATTATGAAATTCTGTAAAGTGGATTTACCAGCCTCATTCTCACCATAAATGACATTTAAGGAGGGGGAGAACTCCAGTTCTAAATCGTTAAGTTTACCATGTGCCCACACATGCAATTTTTCGATAATCATAGAATTTGCACCTCTTTTTTGTCGCTGTCAAAAGCTTCGAGCCCATAATACAGGGCTTTCATCCAAACCTCCTCTTTTTCGGGATTTTGCTCAATTTTACTGAGTATTCTTCTTACAAATTCACCTCTGAGAGTATTTTCTTGGGATATGGCTTGAATATCATAGGCAGGATTGGTTTCGTTCTCAACGATAGCGTGATAGAATTGTTTTTTAGCTGCAGCCTCTATTTCTTCTAATCGTAGTTCCACTGATGGGCTAATTTCCCCTTTAAGAATGATTTTCACGATATTGCGCTCATTAATTCCACTTTGTTTTATCTTGGATATTATGTCTGCAGAACAAGTTGCTGATGAACAATCTATTTCGAGTATTTCGTAGTTTCTGATTCCTGTTGGAACCTTTTCCAGCTTCACAGTATTACTGGAAATTTTTACGAGTAATGCATTTCTTTCACCAATCTCATCAAAGTTTAATGGCTCAAGTGTTCCAGGGTAAACTGCTCTGACTTCACCATCAATTTCTATTTCTGCATATTTATGGTAGTGGCCAAGGGCAAGATAGTTCAAATTAGAATTTTTCAAATCTCCATCAGTAAATGGCAAACACATTTTACTGGATTCAGGGAGCAACATGGAGTATGGGCTGTAAGAACCATGCATAATTCCTATAGTGGGCGTGTCGGTTTCAACTCTGAGTTTGGCTAAGTGATTGGTAGTATCGTTGTCCCATACGTTTGCGATTCCATATACTAGATATTGTTCATTCAATTCTATTTCTTCAAAAAAATTTTTGGAAAAAATATATACGTTTTCTGGCCACTTGATCAGAGAATACAGCGAGTTTTTGGTGTAGGGGTCATGGTTTCCGGGTGTAATGAAAATAGGGATATCTAAAGACTCAAAGCATTTTTTGATGAAATATCCAAGGTCCCTTGTTGCGTACTTTGCCTCATACAAATCTCCCGCTATAAGTATTGCGTCAACGTCAAAATCTTCAGCATTATTTAAAATCTCTTCAAAAGACTGTTTTAACTCCAATCTTCTTTCGTATCCTTTTGGTCCTAAGAATCTAAATGGTGCTTCAAGATGTATATCGGAAATATGTAACAGTTTTATCAAGCTATCACCTCAAGTTTATTTATAGACGCTCATTGAGGTTTGTGCTAGTATTTAAATTTAATTTCTCCAATTGTTCATAATCAGCGTAATATCTCAAAATAATTTTGCTACACTCCATACAATCTTCTCTCGCTAAATTCAAACACTGTTTCGTGGTCAATTTTATCAGAAAAATTCTGATATGGTGTTTCAAGTGTATACTCAGACCCCCACTCTCCCACCATCTCTAAACACAACCACACTCTCAAAGTTTTCCGCAAACCACTCATGGTTTGTGGTATGCACCGGAATGATCACATCCGGATCAATCTGCTCGATTATCCACCTCAGATCCTCTTTTGAGGCATGCCCTGAGGCGTGGTAGCCCTTTATGAACTCAGGAGCCAGTTTTCCATCTTTCAGCACCATCCTGAAGCCGTAGACCCTCAGATTGAATTCTCTCAGCCAGTTGTACAGTCTGAGAAAGTCGAACTCCTGTTCTTCGCTGAACGCCTCGCTCGAAGAGTAGATGTACGCTCCACCATCCGGCTTTATGTCGAGCAGATGCTTCATGTCGTGGAATGAAAAGCAGAGAATGTAGTTCTCTGGATTTTTCGAAATCTCTGCTGGATCGACGAACTTTTCACCCCACCTCTTCATGATGGTTTCCGTTTCCCATTTGGCTCTTGACCTGTCTTTAATTTCGTAATAAATTCGAGCATCTTCCAGCCTGCAAACTCCATCAGCACACTCGATGGCATGAAGCATGTAGGCGTCTTTTGCAGTTACAACAAGCTCTCTCCCAGTTTTTCGTGCAATTTTCAGAAAAGTTTCAAGCCTTTCAAAATTTCTCGGTGAGAAATCAGCTATTACGATCCCTTTCGACTCTTCAACAGCCCTGAGACAGTTCTCAAATACTGTTTTTTCAGATTCATTCTCGTCATCTCTCGAAGTTCTTGTCCCTTCTGTAATCAGAACCCGCGCATCCCTGCTATTTTTGACGAACTCCCTTGTTTTGGCAGCGTTTCTGCCGTGAAGCCTGAGATCTCCGGTATACGATACTGCCACATCCCCGTAGATGATGTATGCATTGGCCCCGTAGATTGAGTGATCAACCTCAAAAGCCCTGACCTCGAACGGTAGTGCGGTGTCAGATATGTGGGTCACTTCTCCATCCACAATACCTTTTGTCCCGGGTCTGCTTGAGACGAACTCCATGAGATCATCAGAAAATTCAGAAGTGCACACGAATTTCCGTCCCACATAATTGCCGCTTTTGGATTTGAGGTACCTTCCATTCTCCTGAGGCGCTCTGGGAGAGAAGTACGCTATCTCCGATCCAATCTTTGCTTGTGAGGAATCCCTCAATGCCTTGAGGATGGCAACCGATATTGGTGAGGAGACTATGGCGATGTTCTCGCTGAGCAGGCCGATGTTCCCGCAGTGGTCCATGTGGGCATGGCTCAAAAGAACTGCCCCGACATTGAGCTTAGGGTATGATGAAGTGTCCAGATCGGATGGTATCAGGTCCTTTCTGTAAACATTTATCTTCGGAATCAGGTCGAGGTGAATGAGGTCGTGAATGCCCCTTCCGCTCCTCTCTGTCAGAAATTCCTGGAAATACTGGCTGTATTTCGCAAAGTTCATGCCGAAGTCCAGAAAAACTCCCCTGCCGTCTTCTTCAACGTAGATCTTGTTCCCGCCGATTGTTGTCGCACCATCGTAAACTGTTATTTTCATTCTTCTACCTCCTCAAGCTTGGCAATTGTAGAATAATACCCTTTTAGACTGGCTATGGATTGCTGGACTTTTGACAAGTTACTGTAGGCGTTGCTAACGTGTCTTGAGAGCGTTTCAAATCTAGAATCAACATCATTGATGTAGCTGCCAAGCACATTTATTTTATTCTGGATTTCGTCAGCTCTCTTTGAGATCTCTTCAGCCTTTATTCTGGCAGAGATTAGAGAAAGGTAGGCTGGAAGCACTGAAGGAGATGTCAGAATTACTCCTGCCTTGGATGCCTCAACTGCAATGTCTGGAGATTCAGAGACGAGGTGGTGGAATATCGCATCAGATGGAACGAACATGAAAGCAAAGTCAAGAGTGCTTTCTTTCCCCACGTACTTCTTCCTGATCTCCTCAATGTGATTTTTCACGTCTTTTATGAAATCTCTCCAGTACTTCTCCTTCTCAGATTCGCTATTCGCCTCACTGTACTTCCTGAAGTTCTCAAGCGGGAATTTTGAGTCTATGCAGAGATACCTGCCATCTTCTACAAGAATGCATGCGTCCGGAATACCAACTCCAATATTTTTCTGAAACTGAATGCGAGAAGCTGGAAAGATGTCCTTCAGCAAGCTTTCGAGCTGGAGCTCGCCAAATTTTGCCCTCGCATGCTTCACCTGAAACATTGTTTTCAGGTCGGAGGTTATCGCCTTGAGATCTGCAGAAGCTTCACTCAGCTTTCCAAGATCCTCCTGAATTCCCAGCTCTTTCAGGGAGGTTGCAAAGGCACCCTTTATCACTTCTGAATTCTTTGTTATGGCCGATGCAAAGAGACTTTCGAAAACTCCTGCCGAGTTCTGGAACGTTTTTGCAACAGCACCTTCAACCCATTCTGGCAAACTTCTGTTCAAATCTTCGAATTTCCTGCTGACCTCCTCGATCCTGCTTTCAGCATTCCTCTGCTTGAGGATCACATACCCCAGAACTGCAAGAACGGTGATCGGCAGCAATATGTCGTAGAATTCCGCGACCTGCATTTCACCACCTGAGGTTGATTGATTTGATATTACTTAAACTTTTTGTTCAAGTTTAAAAATGCATGGATCGAAAACGAGTTCGATGTATGATGAACACTGAAAGGATTCACGGAGATACAAATTGGAGGATAAAACATGCAGTTTCGATGCAGAAAACACTAATCTCAGTTTAGAGCTGCAGTTATCGCCTTTCCGAGTTCCGTAAGCATTATCTTCACGTTTCTGCCATGCTTCTCTCTCTTGACAAACCCTGCCCTTTCAAGCTTTGAGAGGTGGTGGCTCAGCCTGCTCCTCTCACTCTGGAACTCTCTGCTTCCCCTGTCAATTTCTGGATTGAGCTTTATTACCAGCTCATCGAGGGAAGATACACCGTCTCCTATGGCTTTCAAAATCTCCATCTGCTCCTTTCCGGGAAAGCTTACCGGTAGGATGGGCAGTTCCACGATCTCCTCTATTCCTTCTTCCTCATCGTTTTCACCGTATTTCGGAATTGAGGAGAACACCCTTGAATTCGTGATGCTCGCGGCAATGTATGCTGCAATTGCGAAAGTTCTGAGAGAGCCCGAGACGTTGAACACAACCTCATTACCATTCTCCCGCTCTCTCTCTGCCACCTCCACAAGCTCGAGAACAGCGTTCATGATGTTTTTCTTGTCAATCTCCACAATCTCGACGTCAAATATTGTTTTGAGCTCATCTGCAATTTCCCGGGCAACTCTTCTGGCCTTCCTCTCACCACTCGTGTCAGGCTTTCCAACTGCGAGAATGATTCTGGTGACGGGCAGTTCCCTGAGGGCGCGGATGGATTCGATAATCCTTTCCCTTGTGTGTCCGATGAACGTGATCTGGGTTACGGGCATATTGATTGATAGGATCAGTAATACTTAAATTTTGCGTTCAAGCTAAATAAAAAATAGGAGAGTTTATTCTCACCAGAACTTCCTGTAGGCCTTTTTGAA is a window of Geoglobus acetivorans DNA encoding:
- a CDS encoding MBL fold metallo-hydrolase RNA specificity domain-containing protein, translating into MKITVYDGATTIGGNKIYVEEDGRGVFLDFGMNFAKYSQYFQEFLTERSGRGIHDLIHLDLIPKINVYRKDLIPSDLDTSSYPKLNVGAVLLSHAHMDHCGNIGLLSENIAIVSSPISVAILKALRDSSQAKIGSEIAYFSPRAPQENGRYLKSKSGNYVGRKFVCTSEFSDDLMEFVSSRPGTKGIVDGEVTHISDTALPFEVRAFEVDHSIYGANAYIIYGDVAVSYTGDLRLHGRNAAKTREFVKNSRDARVLITEGTRTSRDDENESEKTVFENCLRAVEESKGIVIADFSPRNFERLETFLKIARKTGRELVVTAKDAYMLHAIECADGVCRLEDARIYYEIKDRSRAKWETETIMKRWGEKFVDPAEISKNPENYILCFSFHDMKHLLDIKPDGGAYIYSSSEAFSEEQEFDFLRLYNWLREFNLRVYGFRMVLKDGKLAPEFIKGYHASGHASKEDLRWIIEQIDPDVIIPVHTTNHEWFAENFESVVVFRDGGRVGV
- a CDS encoding metallophosphoesterase; this encodes MIKLLHISDIHLEAPFRFLGPKGYERRLELKQSFEEILNNAEDFDVDAILIAGDLYEAKYATRDLGYFIKKCFESLDIPIFITPGNHDPYTKNSLYSLIKWPENVYIFSKNFFEEIELNEQYLVYGIANVWDNDTTNHLAKLRVETDTPTIGIMHGSYSPYSMLLPESSKMCLPFTDGDLKNSNLNYLALGHYHKYAEIEIDGEVRAVYPGTLEPLNFDEIGERNALLVKISSNTVKLEKVPTGIRNYEILEIDCSSATCSADIISKIKQSGINERNIVKIILKGEISPSVELRLEEIEAAAKKQFYHAIVENETNPAYDIQAISQENTLRGEFVRRILSKIEQNPEKEEVWMKALYYGLEAFDSDKKEVQIL
- a CDS encoding DUF6293 family protein, producing the protein MPVTQITFIGHTRERIIESIRALRELPVTRIILAVGKPDTSGERKARRVAREIADELKTIFDVEIVEIDKKNIMNAVLELVEVAERERENGNEVVFNVSGSLRTFAIAAYIAASITNSRVFSSIPKYGENDEEEGIEEIVELPILPVSFPGKEQMEILKAIGDGVSSLDELVIKLNPEIDRGSREFQSERSRLSHHLSKLERAGFVKREKHGRNVKIMLTELGKAITAALN
- a CDS encoding DNA recombination protein RmuC: MQVAEFYDILLPITVLAVLGYVILKQRNAESRIEEVSRKFEDLNRSLPEWVEGAVAKTFQNSAGVFESLFASAITKNSEVIKGAFATSLKELGIQEDLGKLSEASADLKAITSDLKTMFQVKHARAKFGELQLESLLKDIFPASRIQFQKNIGVGIPDACILVEDGRYLCIDSKFPLENFRKYSEANSESEKEKYWRDFIKDVKNHIEEIRKKYVGKESTLDFAFMFVPSDAIFHHLVSESPDIAVEASKAGVILTSPSVLPAYLSLISARIKAEEISKRADEIQNKINVLGSYINDVDSRFETLSRHVSNAYSNLSKVQQSIASLKGYYSTIAKLEEVEE